From the genome of Lotus japonicus ecotype B-129 chromosome 6, LjGifu_v1.2, one region includes:
- the LOC130725291 gene encoding serine/threonine-protein phosphatase 7 long form homolog: MADQEVVKLGPRNDSVLYLQKDGKHVSVGAWNQINRILKVRKYRDFRDFIPAEIVGHLRQAGFYETALAGSLKLDKVLISAMVERWRPETHTFHMPFGECTITLQDVAVHLGLPIDGNPVTGVTWCDWSELVEDLLGVVPPASAIKGGGLKLVWLAEQFNFHNLAGADPIQLMYAARAFILRLIGTFLLCDHTGSHVPLRYLILLRDFEETAKYSWGSAVLALLYHELCYATGASRTEIGGCAYLIQVWAWLRIPGIGPDPPRLHRGLPLAARYAHNLNNKFRC; the protein is encoded by the coding sequence ATGGCCGACCAAGAAGTGGTCAAATTGGGTCCGAGGAATGATAGTGTGTTGTATTTGCAAAAAGATGGCAAACACGTGTCTGTTGGTGCGTGGAACCAAATAAATAGAATTCTGAAAGTGAGAAAATATCGGGATTTTCGAGATTTTATTCCCGCTGAAATTGTAGGCCACCTTCGTCAAGCCGGATTTTACGAAACTGCCTTAGCTGGGTCTCTGAAACTTGACAAAGTTTTAATATCAGCTATGGTGGAGCGATGGAGGCCTGAGACACACACGTTTCATATGCCGTTCGGAGAGTGTACTATCACTCTGCAAGATGTTGCTGTTCATCTTGGCTTACCCATTGATGGGAATCCTGTCACCGGAGTTACTTGGTGTGATTGGTCTGAGCTTGTAGAGGACTTGCTCGGAGTGGTGCCACCCGCCAGTGCTATCAAAGGAGGTGGCTTGAAGTTGGTTTGGCTGGCTGagcaatttaattttcataatcTAGCCGGTGCCGACCCGATACAACTTATGTATGCTGCAAGAGCATTCATCTTGCGACTAATTGGTACTTTCTTACTTTGTGACCACACCGGTTCACATGTCCCTCTTAGATATCTCATTCTCTTACGAGACTTTGAGGAGACCGCAAAGTATAGTTGGGGTTCAGCCGTACTAGCACTTCTCTATCATGAGTTGTGTTATGCAACTGGTGCTTCACGTACAGAGATTGGCGGCTGTGCTTATTTGATACAAGTGTGGGCATGGCTAAGGATTCCAGGAATCGGCCCGGATCCACCGAGGTTGCACCGTGGCCTCCCACTCGCGGCAAGGTATGcacataatttaaataataaatttcgtTGTTAA